One part of the Lycium ferocissimum isolate CSIRO_LF1 chromosome 8, AGI_CSIRO_Lferr_CH_V1, whole genome shotgun sequence genome encodes these proteins:
- the LOC132066653 gene encoding uncharacterized protein LOC132066653: MSLMNCKSRRKENQLREEKVKVKLMKTQRQREREGAARNIAIERIKRRVDFDDNLKAERKLSMLTKVQMLKRTRDYSFLFSDDADLPVPSRGSLSHKASDGRVALPPSSKQYSSTNTARKLLNDRQVHGKPISGSSQMQSKLLNQKSVSLCKQTQLALGPNGKRILTPGVKSTVPALHKPTPSKLQPSIPRQSLVQKKEIVLQSGKSKVMPKQAEPSYRPKPIMQKQTVPLSKLPPKNATRSLEDRRPARKPMRHDDENDDGAEAISKIIRRMFGYNPNRYRDDDDDDTSDMEANFDDILREEKQSAKIAKEEDEEELRKIEEEQRRERLRKQAKKRKLSH; this comes from the coding sequence ATGAGTTTGATGAACTgcaaatcaagaagaaaagaaaatcagttGCGTGAAGAGAAAGTGAAAGTCAAGTTGATGAAGACACAACggcaaagagaaagagaaggcgCTGCTCGTAATATTGCCAtagaaagaataaaaagaagGGTGGATTTTGATGATAACCTGAAAGCAGAAAGAAAGTTGTCGATGTTGACAAAGGTGCAGATGTTAAAACGTACCAGAGATTACTCATTCTTATTTTCCGATGATGCAGATCTTCCGGTTCCATCAAGAGGTTCCTTATCTCATAAAGCCTCTGACGGGCGAGTAGCTTTACCACCAAGCAGCAAGCAATATTCTTCAACCAATACAGCGAGAAAGCTGCTAAATGATCGTCAAGTGCACGGGAAACCTATATCGGGAAGTAGCCAAATGCAATCGAAACTGTTGAATCAGAAATCAGTTTCTctttgtaagcaaactcaactaGCATTAGGTCCAAATGGAAAGAGGATTTTGACACCAGGTGTCAAGAGCACCGTGCCTGCTTTGCACAAGCCAACCCCTTCAAAGTTGCAACCTTCTATTCCAAGGCAATCCTTGGTACAGAAAAAGGAAATAGTACTACAATCTGGAAAGTCAAAGGTGATGCCAAAACAAGCTGAGCCTTCATACAGACCTAAGCCGATTATGCAGAAACAGACAGTGCCATTGTCCAAACTGCCTCCTAAAAACGCAACTCGTTCTTTGGAAGATAGGCGCCCAGCAAGAAAACCAATGAGACacgatgatgaaaatgatgatggagCAGAAGCTATTAGTAAGATCATTAGGAGGATGTTTGGGTATAATCCCAACAGATAtcgagatgatgatgatgatgatactagTGATATGGAGGCTAATTTTGATGACATACTGAGGGAAGAAAAACAAAGTGCTAAAATAGCAAAGgaagaagacgaagaagaaCTCCGGAAGATAGAAGAAGAACAAAGGAGGGAGCGGTTGAGAAAGCAGGCAAAGAAGCGCAAGTTGAGCCATTAA